The Deltaproteobacteria bacterium sequence GAAGAGCTTGACTCAGGGGCCGCTCACCATGGAGCGAATCATGGCTGTTATTGGAACGGTCCGGACCGGGCCTCGCGTAAACCTGTCTCTGCCAGAGGCCGCGCTGCCTTCATTCGGTCGTTTCCTGCTCGAACTGGGACTCAACCCGGAACAGGTCAAAAATATAATTACTGAACTTGGCCAGGGTGGGCAATTTGGATCTGAAGTCTTGCGAGGGCTCCTTTTAAAGCACGGCCAGACCAATTTAAAGGAACTCAACCTTTCAAATGTAGATTTAAGCAACCTCAAAGACCTCCTGGCCTCGCTTGGAGCTCAACCCAAGAATCTTCAGCATCTCTGGCAGCAGCTCGAGGCCAGCAAAGGCCGGATGTCCATGGAGGGATTCCTGGCGCTTTTTAAATCGCTGGAGCGGCCGGAGCCTCTTGGACCGGGCCAGATGGACTGCATCCGATCACTGGTGCACAATCTGCGCTTAAAACATACTTTCCGGATACGCACCCACTTCGATCGAATCATAAGCCTGCTTCAGAGCATGGGCGACGATAAAATTGATCCGGATTCCCTGAAGCATAATCCAGCCCTGGCGATCCTGCGCGCCGGAACGCCGTCTGCCCGGGCTATTATGAATGGAACGGAATTCCCAGGCAGTGCTGCCGCTCAGAATACAAACAATGCCGCGGCATCGGGACCGGAAATCCAGCCGGGCGCCATAGTTTCAAGGGAAGGTGAATTGTGGAACAGGCCTGAACTGCAAGTCAGGCTTGAAACAGCCGCAACCACCCGTTTATCCGATTCTGTCCTCAGGCAGATCGCTGAAAAAATTATCTATTCATCGCGGAACAATCTGCATCGAATCATGATCCAGCTTGAACCCAAAGAACTCGGTCAGCTCAAGATCAACATGATCTTTAAGAACAACCAGCTCCAGGCCAAAATCGTTACCGAGCATGGATTTGTCAAGCTGGCCCTGGAGGAGCAGCTGGATCAACTAAAGAAAACCCTGGAAGAGCAAGGTCTCCATGTGGAGCGTTTCGATGTCTCCTTCACCAGGGATCAGCAGGACTTTGCAGGGAAATCAGAAACCTGGTCCGCATTTCAAAACAGCTCTCAGGCGGCATCGAACACAGGCTCCACGATTGAGCCTGCTGCCTTGGAGGAGCTTGAGGCCGCACTTCCCGAGGCAGTCCGGGACGTGAACCAGGTGGATCTTTTCGCTTGAACTTTATGAATATCACAGGAGAAGAGCATGACGGTGGTTACTCAAAACCAGATCACTCAAAATTACCTGCCCGTAAAGCAGAACGACCCTGACCTTTATCAGGAAGGCAACTATACAAAAATAGGCAAAGACGAGTTCCTCAAACTGCTTATTGCGCAGATGAAATACCAGGACCCGCTCAACCCCATTGAAGGTACTGAATTTACGGCCCAGCTGGCCCAGTTCACCAGCCTGGAGCAGCTTTACAACATCAATGACACCCTGGAGGGACTGAACACGGCTCTGACCGCTCAAAACAGCTTCCAGGCCGTCAATCTTCTCGGGAAAACGGTCAAGACCGCCGGGCAGTGGCTGAACGTCGAGGAAGGTGAACTGGTGACAGCGGGAGTTTACGAACTCAAAAACGCTGCGCAGCAGGTTCAGATAAATATTTACAGCCAGGATGGCGCCATGGTTCACAGCATTGACCATCCGGCTCAGGAAGCGGGGACTCACCAGGTCGAGTGGGATGGCAGGAATTTCTTGGGCCAGCCTGTGCCCGATGGGATCTACGCCTTTGAAGTCGTGGCCCGCAACCCTGATGACAGCCTCATAGACTCGACCGGCTACACCAAAGGCACAATTACCGGCTTGACTTTCGGACAGGGCGGAGAACCGATCCTGCTCATGAACGGCATCGGCCTGAACTTGGCCAATGTCATTGAAATCATTGTCCCGAAGTCAACCAAGGATAATTAATTTAAAAGGATTAAGGAGTGTAAAAAAATGTCAATTTCTGCTGCATTGTATACGGGTATCACCGGTTTAAGCTCCATGGGTATGGCCATGTCCGTCATTGGCAACAACATTGCCAACGTCAATACCGTGGGTTTCAAACAGGCGCGTCCGCAGTTCATGGATCTTCTGAGCCAGCGGATATTCACCGCTGCTGGCAGCTCCCAGATCGGGAAAGGAGTCAGTTTGGGCACCGTGAATAACGTCTTCTCTCAAGGCGCATTCGTAAACTCGGATGAAGACACCGATCTTGCCATCAGCGGGGAAGGGTTTTTCATGGTCAGGAAATCTGATGTTGATACGGTTTATTTCACGCGAGCCGGAAACTTCACCTTGGACAACCAAGGCCGCCTCATTACGCCGCTGGGTTATATCGTTCAGGGCTGGGCCCTCAACGAGGATCAACAGCGCACGGGCACGCCGACCGATATCATTCTCACCACGAGCAACCTGCCCCCGGTCATGACCTCTAACGCCACTTTTATCACCAACCTGCAAGCTGACTCCGCTTCCCGAGCCACCAGCCTGTGGCAGGCCTGGGATGCAACGAATGATAACCCCATTGCTGGTGACAGTTATGTTTACCAGAGCTCCCTTCGCGCCTATGATTCGCTCGGGGAAGTTCACAACCTTTCCATTTACTACGATCCTAATTACAATCCGCCGTTTGCCAGTTTGACTACGGCCCTGCCCGGAGCAGACGATGACATTACCTTTACCGCCGTTTCCGGCGGGGCTAGAGGTAACAATATCACCATCACTTACGTGGACCCCGGCGCGCTCAGGGCCACCACGGATGTGACCGACGTCACCGGCACGGCCATTACCGTCACCCTGGCCCATGACGGAACCTCTATTACCGCCACAGCGAACGATGTCCTGGCCGCTATCGCGGCAAGTACCGAGGCCGGCAACGTCCTCACCGC is a genomic window containing:
- a CDS encoding flagellar hook capping protein; its protein translation is MTVVTQNQITQNYLPVKQNDPDLYQEGNYTKIGKDEFLKLLIAQMKYQDPLNPIEGTEFTAQLAQFTSLEQLYNINDTLEGLNTALTAQNSFQAVNLLGKTVKTAGQWLNVEEGELVTAGVYELKNAAQQVQINIYSQDGAMVHSIDHPAQEAGTHQVEWDGRNFLGQPVPDGIYAFEVVARNPDDSLIDSTGYTKGTITGLTFGQGGEPILLMNGIGLNLANVIEIIVPKSTKDN
- a CDS encoding flagellar hook-basal body complex protein → MSISAALYTGITGLSSMGMAMSVIGNNIANVNTVGFKQARPQFMDLLSQRIFTAAGSSQIGKGVSLGTVNNVFSQGAFVNSDEDTDLAISGEGFFMVRKSDVDTVYFTRAGNFTLDNQGRLITPLGYIVQGWALNEDQQRTGTPTDIILTTSNLPPVMTSNATFITNLQADSASRATSLWQAWDATNDNPIAGDSYVYQSSLRAYDSLGEVHNLSIYYDPNYNPPFASLTTALPGADDDITFTAVSGGARGNNITITYVDPGALRATTDVTDVTGTAITVTLAHDGTSITATANDVLAAIAASTEAGNVLTAAAVGAGTGVVTAMAATNLSGGSDVNTTPNQWEYIVTTDPADDYRQINSKSVIGNPSAGLLMRGILTFDPNTGGIAHTTTAVTADEITDIDIVNDPPNPPTWSSLTPNNNGYFELTANFVPGASDQSIEINFGANNQLGLNNWITESLSTTQFAATSTTVFQTQDGYSSSYLQGISVGRDGTIYGDYSNGQSVGRYQVALALFQNQWGLEKLGQNLYIETPASGARTPAPAGHGGAGELHPNALEQSNVDLAQEFVDMIVIQRGFQANSKIITTTDTMLAELIQLKR
- a CDS encoding flagellar hook-length control protein FliK; this encodes MIQASAIVSPLQMQADFFLAQTSPLQIHGADLYHNEPFRAVLNNTLEKRERFLEKPGFKDQREEGPIHGSALEAFEAEVKAFGLPLDTVSMDPKDLPLLQKILNESGFSPDEIHHIMKSLTQGPLTMERIMAVIGTVRTGPRVNLSLPEAALPSFGRFLLELGLNPEQVKNIITELGQGGQFGSEVLRGLLLKHGQTNLKELNLSNVDLSNLKDLLASLGAQPKNLQHLWQQLEASKGRMSMEGFLALFKSLERPEPLGPGQMDCIRSLVHNLRLKHTFRIRTHFDRIISLLQSMGDDKIDPDSLKHNPALAILRAGTPSARAIMNGTEFPGSAAAQNTNNAAASGPEIQPGAIVSREGELWNRPELQVRLETAATTRLSDSVLRQIAEKIIYSSRNNLHRIMIQLEPKELGQLKINMIFKNNQLQAKIVTEHGFVKLALEEQLDQLKKTLEEQGLHVERFDVSFTRDQQDFAGKSETWSAFQNSSQAASNTGSTIEPAALEELEAALPEAVRDVNQVDLFA